In the genome of Pseudomonas sp. LBUM920, one region contains:
- the gltX gene encoding glutamate--tRNA ligase, translating into MTTVRTRIAPSPTGDPHVGTAYIALFNYCFAKQHGGEFILRIEDTDQLRSTRESEQQIFDALRWLGITWAEGPDVGGPHGPYRQSERSDIYKQYTQQLVDMGHAFPCFCTAEELDQMRAEQQARGETPRYDGRALLLSKEEVAQRLAAGEPHVIRMKVPSEGVCVVPDMLRGDVEIPWDRMDMQVLMKTDGLPTYFLANVVDDHLMGITHVLRGEEWLPSAPKLILLYEYFGWEQPQLCYMPLLRNPDKSKLSKRKNPTSVTFYERMGFMPEAMLNYLGRMGWSMPDEREKFSLQEMVDNFDLSRVSLGGPIFDIEKLSWLNGQWLRDLPVEEFASRVQQWALNPEYMMKIAPLVQGRVETFSQVAPLASFFFAGGVNPDATLFESKKLSGDQVRQLMQLILWKLESLRQWEKDAITATIQAVVESLELKLRDAMPLMFAAITGQASSVSVLDAMEILGPDLTRFRLRQALDLLGGVSKKENKEWEKLLGAIA; encoded by the coding sequence ATGACCACCGTCCGCACGCGCATTGCGCCATCGCCTACTGGGGATCCCCACGTCGGCACTGCTTACATCGCCCTGTTCAACTACTGCTTTGCCAAGCAGCACGGCGGTGAATTCATCCTGCGGATCGAAGACACCGATCAACTGCGTTCGACCCGTGAGTCGGAACAGCAGATTTTCGATGCCTTGCGCTGGCTGGGCATCACCTGGGCCGAAGGCCCGGACGTCGGCGGCCCGCACGGCCCGTATCGTCAGAGCGAGCGCAGCGACATCTACAAGCAGTACACCCAGCAATTGGTCGACATGGGCCATGCGTTCCCGTGCTTCTGCACCGCCGAAGAACTCGACCAGATGCGTGCCGAGCAACAGGCCCGTGGCGAAACCCCGCGTTACGACGGCCGCGCGCTGCTGTTGTCCAAGGAAGAAGTGGCCCAGCGCCTGGCTGCCGGTGAGCCTCACGTGATTCGCATGAAAGTGCCGAGCGAAGGCGTGTGCGTGGTGCCGGACATGCTGCGCGGTGACGTCGAAATTCCGTGGGACCGCATGGACATGCAGGTGCTGATGAAGACCGACGGCCTGCCGACGTACTTCCTGGCCAACGTGGTCGACGACCACCTGATGGGCATCACCCACGTGCTGCGCGGCGAAGAATGGCTGCCGTCGGCGCCGAAACTGATCCTGCTCTACGAATACTTCGGCTGGGAACAGCCGCAGCTGTGCTACATGCCGCTGCTGCGTAACCCGGACAAGAGCAAGCTGTCCAAGCGCAAGAACCCGACCTCGGTGACGTTCTACGAGCGCATGGGCTTTATGCCCGAGGCGATGCTCAACTACCTGGGCCGCATGGGCTGGTCGATGCCGGACGAGCGTGAGAAGTTCTCGCTGCAGGAAATGGTCGACAACTTCGACTTGTCCCGTGTGTCCCTGGGCGGGCCGATCTTCGACATCGAGAAGCTGTCGTGGCTCAACGGCCAGTGGCTGCGGGACCTGCCGGTAGAAGAATTCGCCAGCCGTGTGCAGCAGTGGGCGTTGAACCCCGAGTACATGATGAAGATCGCGCCGTTGGTGCAGGGCAGGGTGGAGACGTTCAGCCAGGTTGCTCCGTTGGCCAGCTTCTTCTTTGCCGGTGGCGTGAACCCGGATGCCACGTTGTTTGAGTCCAAGAAGCTCTCGGGCGATCAGGTTCGCCAACTGATGCAATTGATCCTGTGGAAGCTCGAAAGCCTGCGTCAGTGGGAGAAGGATGCAATCACTGCGACGATTCAGGCGGTGGTCGAGTCCCTTGAGCTGAAACTGCGCGATGCCATGCCACTGATGTTTGCAGCGATCACCGGGCAGGCCAGTTCGGTGTCGGTACTGGATGCGATGGAAATTCTCGGCCCGGACCTGACGCGTTTCCGTCTGCGCCAAGCCCTTGATTTGCTTGGTGGTGTGTCGAAGAAAGAAAACAAAGAGTGGGAAAAGCTGCTGGGCGCTATCGCTTAA